Part of the Pseudobdellovibrionaceae bacterium genome is shown below.
ATGTTGAAGCTGTAGATAGCGGGTGGCCATATAGGGGTGAGGCTTCACGAGGGAAGGCTTAAATTGCTTGTTATTTGTTTGGTCAAACTCATTAATGATTCGTAAGGAGAATGTTTTTACAAGTTTTTTAGCAAGGTCAGGATTCATCACGGGGGAATGATTTTCATGAACAAGCCCCATTTCTTTTGCGAGATCAAAATTGAAATAGGCAATTTTGCCGGCCTTCAATTCGCGCACAGGGTAATTGACGCACCCTTCTGGCATGGCCAGCTGCCAGGGATGTTCCCCATTTATTTGATCAAAGGCTGGATAGGCCTCTTTGGGTTGGGGAGAATCATTAGTTTTGTTTGCCGCTGCTGCCATAACATATGCTATATCGGTGACATGACTCGCCGACTAAAGCATTTCTCGACCAAGGCCCATGGAGTATTTTTGTATTATGAAATCTGATGATCTCTACAAATTAATGACCAGCCGAAAGTCGATTCGAAAGTTTAAACCGGAGCCGATTCCTCGTGAAATTTTGGATCGTGTTTTAGCCGCAGGAATGCAGGCCCCCTCTGGCAAAAACCGACAAAACTGGCGTTTTTTTGTGGTCACAGGTGAAAAGCGAAACGCCTATTTGAAGTATTCGCAAAAAAGTTGGCTTGGCATTAAAGACATTTTGAAGGAGCGTCTTAAGCCCTCGCTTTATGAATTCACAGAACGATTTTTTTTCACATTGGGCGACGCACCTGTCATTTTTTTTTGCTATTCAATGAATGATCCGGATGAGCGATATCTAACCAGTGTAGGTAGTGTATATATGGCCGTGCAGAACATGATTCTTGCCGCCGTGAGCGAAGGTCTCGGGACTTGCCCCATGGGCGCTCCACTAGAAATTGAAACGGAAGTGAATCGATTTCTAGAAATTGAAAAAATCAAAATGAAAGAAGGGGCTGAGCTTCAGTTGCTATGTGCGCTAGTGTTGGGTTTTCCAGACCACGATCCGCCGAAAGCTCCACGGCAAACAGATGGTCGGGTTGTTTGGCTAGCCTGAAACAACAATTGGCGCAAATCCACCCTGTGGCGTAGAAAAGTTTGTCACTTGCCCCTTATAGACGCGGGCTGTAGCCAGTTGAATTCGATCTTTGTAGACATAAAAACGAATGTCGTATTTCCATTGGCCATCTTCGGTTTCTGCAGCCGGGAAGTACTCTTGCACCAGCGTGTCTTCTTTGAGGAGGCGCTCGAAAGTGCCCTTTGTAATCGATTTTCCTCGATAGGTTGATTTGCCGCCATGCGATCTTTTTGGTTTGAAAAACCAGTGCTTTCGTTCTGTCCAGAGCGTATCAGGATCCGAAAATTCAGAGATATCTTTGGTTTTTAGCAAAACTTCTGCGATTGTATCGGGCAGGTCAGGGGCAAGTCCCCATTCGACCATTCGTTGTTTGTCGGCAATCAATAGATACTCTTTCGGTTGAGGAGAAAGACCCACCACTTTTGTTAGGTAAGCGGCCCGCAATTTTTCTGATCGGCGTTCGCGCAATAGAAAATCGCAGTAACGGTTGTATATAAAATTGCCACCGGCAACCTTGTTGGTTTGAGCGTGAAATTCTAGGTCCTCAAAATCTATCAAACTTGCGCTGA
Proteins encoded:
- a CDS encoding nitroreductase family protein; this encodes MKSDDLYKLMTSRKSIRKFKPEPIPREILDRVLAAGMQAPSGKNRQNWRFFVVTGEKRNAYLKYSQKSWLGIKDILKERLKPSLYEFTERFFFTLGDAPVIFFCYSMNDPDERYLTSVGSVYMAVQNMILAAVSEGLGTCPMGAPLEIETEVNRFLEIEKIKMKEGAELQLLCALVLGFPDHDPPKAPRQTDGRVVWLA